A stretch of DNA from Labrus mixtus chromosome 6, fLabMix1.1, whole genome shotgun sequence:
TATCACACCTGGGCTTATATAATGGCTCAGTGTCCCTCACAGACTCTGGTTCaccctgcctcaagtggaccgACTTCCCAGACTACATCCAGCAGTACCCGAACCGAGGCTTGGGAGATCACAACCACTGCAGAAACCCCGACCGAGAGCCTCGACCCTGGTGTTTCTTCAGACAGAGCTCAGGAGCTGTCAGCTGGGAGCACTGTGACTGTCTGACAGGtaagatacacacaggtgttgtTGAGATATCTGCTGTCTGACAGGTGATCATGAAGTACCTGCTGTCTGACAGGTGATCATGAAGTACCTGCTGTCCATTGTGaatgttttctgcaggtgaAGCCAGATTGGTGGGGGGGTTATCAGGTAAAAGTGGGCGTGTGGAGGTCTACCTGAATGGCCAGTGGGGGGCGGTATGTGACACACACTGGAGCTACCTTGATGCTAGTGTCATCTGCAGACAGCTGGGACTGGGGTGAGTCCCACATcaatgaaacacaacacaagctGTCATAACCAGGAGTGCAGTGACTCTGCCCCCTAGGTTACAGTTTTACTGATGTGTGTCTTTGAACTTGTTTTTCTGTGGATATGTTCTGTATGCAGTGAGATCGGTGAAGTTCTGCACAATTCAAACTTCGGACCAGCATCCGTCATTCACCTCGAGCGTCTGGGTTGCCGTGGAAATGAAAAGTCCCTGCTGGAGTGCCAGAGAAGGAAGTTTTTCATCAATGactgtcaccatggcaacgaaGCAGGGCTGGTTTGTGATGAGCCTGGAGGTAAGTCTGATTATTTCACAGGCGTAGATTcccttgttgtttttcaggtgtAGTTTTACCTGTTGTTCTCAGGTGTGGTGTTACCTGTTGTTCTCAGGTATTGTGTTACCTGTTGTTCTCAGGTGTTGTGTTACCTGTTGTTCTCAGGTATTGTGTTACCTGTTGTTCTCAGGTATTGTGTTACCTTTTGTTCTCAGGTGTTGTGTTACCTGTTGTTCTCAGGTGTTGTGTTACCTGTTGTTCTCAGGTATTGTGTTACCTTTTGTTCTCAGGTGTAATGTTACCTGTTGTTCTCAGGTATTGTGTTACCTGTTGTTCTCAGGTGTAGTTTTACCTGTTGTTCTCAGGTATTGTGTTACCTTTTGTTCTCAGGTGTAGTTTTACCTGTTGTTCTCATGTATAGTTTTACCTGTTGTTCCTCAGGTGTAGTTCTACATGTTGTTCCTCAGGTGTAGTTTTACCTGTTGTTCTCAGGTTTAGTTCTACATGTTGTTCCTCAGGTGTAGTTTTACTTGTTGTTCTCAGGTGTGGTGTTACCTGTTGTTCTCAGGTGTAGTTTTATCTGTTGTTCTCAGGTCTTGTGTTACCTTTTGTTCTCAGGTGTAGTTTTACCTGTTGTTCTCAGGTATTGTGTTACCTTTTGTTCTCAGGTGTAGTTTTACCTGTTGTTCTCAGGTGTAATGTTACCTGTTGTTCTCAGGTATTGTGTTACCTGTTGTTCTCAGGTGTAGTTTTACCTGTTGTTCTCAGGTATTGTGTTACCTTTTGTTCTCAGGTGTAGTTTTACCTGTTGTTCTCATGTATAGTTTTACCTGTTGTTCCTCAGGTGTAGTTCTACATGTTGTTCCTCAGGTGTAGTTTTACCTGTTGTTCTCATGTATAGTTTTACCTGTTGTTCCTCAGGTGTAGTTCTACATGTTGTTCCTCAGGTGTAGTTTTACCTGTTGTTCTCAGGTTTAGTTCTACATGTTGTTCCTCAGGTGTAGTTTTACTTGTTGTTCTCAGGTGTGGTGTTACCTGTTGTTCTCAGGTGTAGTTTTATCTGTTGTTCTCAGGTCTTGTGTTACCTTTTGTTCTCAGGTGTAGTTTTACCTGTTGTTCTCAGGTATTGTGTTACCTTTTGTTCTCAGGTGTAGTTTTACCTGTTGTTCTCAGGTGTAATGTTACCTGTTGTTCTCAGGTATTGTGTTACCTGTTGTTCTCAGGTGTAGTTTTACCTGTTGTTCTCAGGTATTGTGTTACCTTTTGTTCTCAGGTGTAGTTTTACCTGTTGTTCTCAGGTGTAGTTTTACGTGTTGTTCTCAGGTGTAGTTTTACCTGTTGTTCTCAGATGTGGTGTTACCTGTTGTTCTCAGATGTGGTGTTACCTGTTGTTTCTCAGGTGTTGGTATCCCGTTGAGGCTGGTTGGAGGTGTGGAGCAGTTTGAGGGTCGTGTGGAGGTGTATCATAACGGCAGGTGGGGAACAATATGTGATAATCAGTGggatgatgctgatgctgaGGTGGCCTGCAGACAGTTGGGACTCAGGTAAGAAACAGGTCACCTGAGCTGACTCACCTTGTTTAATGTGTTCTGATGTGAAAGTGTCAGTTACTAAATGATTGAATTTGATAATTTataaattattaatataaataataatcttTTCCATCCATTTGTTTCATGATGTTTCTTTATACCTACTGAAAGGGGCGTGGCCAAGGCATGGTCCTGGGCTCACTTTGGTGCTGGTTCTGGACCGATCTGGTTGGATGGCGTCCAGTGTTCAGGAAACGAGTTCTCCCTGGATGAGTGTCCTCGGAACGAGTGGCAGCAACACAGCTGTCAACACCTGGAGGACGCAGGAGTGTCCTGCAACCCACACACAGGTCACActacacctgcacacacacctaaaaacacacacacatgcctgcaaacacacacacacacacacacttgcatgcaCGCACTCACTATGGAATTGTTCTCTCTATGTTAAACCCGTATGAAgacattaatgtgtgtgtgtgtgtgtttttgtgtttagaaGGAGCAGTGCGTCTGGTGGGTGGGAGGAGTCACCTGGAGGGCCGTGTAGAGGTGTACCATGAGGGCGAGTGGGGTTCTGTGTGTGACGATAACTGGACTGAAGTGAATGCTCAGGTGGTCTGCAGACAGCTGGGCTTCAGGTGAGTCAAGGATGAGGATGTGAACCCGGTTCGGGTTAGTAGGTAGATGCTCTGAGATTTAGTTATACtttgatgctgtgtgtgtgtgtgtgtgtgtgtcggtgcaTTGTTACACACCAgtcattgttgttttgtgtgtgcagtggccCGGCAGCGGTCTCACCTGACGGCGTGTTTGAGGAGGGGCGGGGCCTGATCCACCTGGATGAGGTTCAGTGCGGGGTGTCTGAGTCGTTGCTGGCATCCTGCCGTCACTCAGGGTGGGGTCAACATGACTGTTCACACAATGAGGATGTGGGGGTCCGCTGTACGATGGGAGATGAACATCTGCAACACCTGTCGCGCCCTGATGGCGAGTTTAAACATGGCGTCTGTGAGGAGGCTGTTAACCTGAGTCTCCTgtgctttttcatatttatattcaaTATTTAACAGCTTCTATCGATGTCTCAGAGCCACCGCTCCGTCTggctgcaggagagagcagaATGGAGGGCCGGGTGGAGGTGTTCATGAACGGGAGGTGGGGCAGCGTCTGTGACGACGGCTGGAACGACATAAACGCTGCTGTGGTGTGCAGACAGCTGGGCTTCACGTCAGTACGATTATtatagaaatgtaaagacttGTTGTCATGGGAACGTACAGCTGGTTTGATGTttcagactttatttatttatttattataatcaAAAAGAATGTTAAATCTGTGTGTGACCTCTCAGAGGCGTGGCTAAAGCTCGCTCCATAGCGTACTTCGGCGAGGGAGACGGTCCGATCCACCTCGATAACGTTCGCTGCTCGGGCACGGAGACGTCTCtgg
This window harbors:
- the si:ch211-51a6.2 gene encoding neurotrypsin; translation: MERRICPGLFLLCVVLCVSAEVNKYLNTAQSDRLTCSGNVSHLGLYNGSVSLTDSGSPCLKWTDFPDYIQQYPNRGLGDHNHCRNPDREPRPWCFFRQSSGAVSWEHCDCLTGEARLVGGLSGKSGRVEVYLNGQWGAVCDTHWSYLDASVICRQLGLGEIGEVLHNSNFGPASVIHLERLGCRGNEKSLLECQRRKFFINDCHHGNEAGLVCDEPGGVGIPLRLVGGVEQFEGRVEVYHNGRWGTICDNQWDDADAEVACRQLGLRGVAKAWSWAHFGAGSGPIWLDGVQCSGNEFSLDECPRNEWQQHSCQHLEDAGVSCNPHTEGAVRLVGGRSHLEGRVEVYHEGEWGSVCDDNWTEVNAQVVCRQLGFSGPAAVSPDGVFEEGRGLIHLDEVQCGVSESLLASCRHSGWGQHDCSHNEDVGVRCTMGDEHLQHLSRPDGEFKHGPPLRLAAGESRMEGRVEVFMNGRWGSVCDDGWNDINAAVVCRQLGFTGVAKARSIAYFGEGDGPIHLDNVRCSGTETSLGQCVSEGEDAHDCRHSEDAGVICDYSLQPVGDITMATNTCGRTLNNQRRRRRIIGGDKSLRGEWPWQVSVWLRSQSKGGHPLCGASLISPCWLLTAAHCFKRFGRDPSRYVLRLGDYHTEEQDDFERTLVPERIVIHRKYHSQAWEYDIALVRLKGTEGNCVSFNPHTGAVCLPETGHRWDKRPAACVITGWGITDSEYSRTLLHAWVPLLPAWRCKKKYGDRFTGRMLCAGSLSERHRVDSCQGDSGGPLVCQGEGGRWVLTGVISWGHGCGNPSFPGVYTRVSRFLRWIDKIINKPYKS